A genomic region of Candidatus Stoquefichus sp. SB1 contains the following coding sequences:
- a CDS encoding patatin-like phospholipase family protein — MKRAIVLAGGGSKGAYEAGFMKALRELNIDYQIVTGTSIGALNGCLLAQQDQEAMEHLWQNLDVSQVFAGGFSPHFSFDIDNMLNQSNLVVSFFKKFIKEKGADITPLKELIRGLLKEDKLLSSPIDFGLCTVYYPSLKPLLITKEEMEKEHIFDYLIASASCFPVFPIHTIKDQSFIDGGYYDNVPIDLAFDMGADEVIVIDMNSKEPTHKHYVQRPHVTYTMPYVDLGGFLDFSREALDRNMRLGYQTAMKYWGHYVGVKYTFIEFETPLFHEFYKDILYLERYMRKTFRSDTGGNLVYKFMEAHKDLPLAENDYFYIAMDWLLEVVERDPTYVYQFDLVVKDLLKDFEKYTDSQYQMISLHSTDDISRTFKDMNKKGIIGRLLHGMLYPEEEKIDTEKFLTLFAKEVIIARVLFMLYNENKQ, encoded by the coding sequence ATGAAAAGAGCAATTGTACTCGCTGGTGGAGGTTCTAAAGGTGCCTATGAAGCTGGCTTTATGAAAGCTTTAAGAGAATTGAATATTGATTATCAAATCGTGACAGGAACATCTATTGGAGCTTTAAATGGTTGTTTGTTAGCTCAACAAGATCAAGAAGCAATGGAACACTTATGGCAGAATTTAGATGTTAGTCAGGTTTTTGCAGGTGGATTTTCTCCTCATTTTAGTTTTGATATTGATAATATGTTAAATCAATCCAATTTAGTTGTTTCGTTTTTTAAGAAGTTCATTAAAGAAAAAGGTGCTGATATTACACCATTAAAAGAGTTAATAAGAGGTTTATTAAAAGAAGATAAGCTTTTATCTTCACCCATTGATTTTGGATTATGTACAGTTTATTATCCATCTTTAAAACCTTTGTTAATTACAAAGGAAGAAATGGAAAAAGAACATATATTTGATTACTTAATTGCCAGTGCATCATGTTTTCCAGTCTTTCCTATTCATACTATCAAAGATCAATCTTTTATTGATGGTGGATACTATGATAATGTTCCAATTGATTTGGCATTTGATATGGGGGCTGATGAAGTCATTGTGATAGATATGAATAGCAAAGAACCAACACACAAACATTATGTTCAGCGACCACATGTCACATATACAATGCCATATGTTGATTTAGGCGGTTTTTTAGATTTTTCAAGAGAAGCTTTAGATCGCAATATGCGTTTAGGATATCAAACAGCAATGAAATATTGGGGGCATTATGTAGGTGTTAAATATACTTTTATAGAATTTGAAACACCACTTTTTCATGAATTTTATAAAGATATTTTGTATTTAGAAAGATATATGCGTAAGACATTTAGAAGTGACACAGGTGGAAATTTAGTTTACAAATTTATGGAAGCTCATAAAGATTTGCCTTTAGCTGAAAATGATTATTTTTATATCGCAATGGATTGGTTATTGGAAGTTGTTGAACGTGATCCAACTTATGTTTATCAATTTGATTTAGTCGTTAAAGATTTGTTGAAAGATTTTGAAAAATATACAGATAGCCAATATCAGATGATTTCACTTCATTCAACAGATGATATTTCAAGAACATTTAAGGATATGAACAAAAAAGGAATTATTGGGAGATTATTACATGGAATGCTTTATCCAGAAGAAGAAAAAATCGATACTGAAAAATTCTTAACATTGTTTGCTAAAGAAGTGATTATTGCTAGAGTCTTATTTATGTTATATAATGAAAACAAGCAATAA
- a CDS encoding type III pantothenate kinase — translation MLAVIDIGNTNITIGLYDQNTLIGNYRLTTKFQRTSDEYGFMLLSFLNASSISVDDIEDIIISSVVPKINYSFTNCVKKYLHKNPIFIGPGVKTGIDIRIDNPSTLGADRLVDAAGAFYTYGGPCLVIDFGTATTYDVVTAKGEFVGGATAPGIGICANALSSQAAKLPEIEIQKPDKIIAKNTIKSMQAGVVFGYIGQTEYIIKKIKAEYNENLKVISTGGLGRIIASETDLIDIYDVDLTFKGLKIIYEKTKKNMYI, via the coding sequence ATGTTAGCAGTCATTGATATTGGGAATACAAATATTACGATTGGTTTATATGATCAAAACACACTTATTGGGAATTATCGTTTAACAACGAAATTTCAAAGAACATCTGATGAATATGGTTTTATGTTATTATCGTTTTTAAATGCTTCTTCTATTTCAGTTGATGATATTGAAGATATTATTATTAGCAGTGTTGTTCCTAAAATCAATTATTCTTTTACCAATTGTGTTAAGAAATATTTACATAAGAATCCTATTTTTATTGGGCCTGGTGTAAAAACAGGAATTGATATTCGTATTGATAATCCTTCAACATTAGGTGCTGATCGCTTAGTTGATGCAGCCGGTGCCTTCTATACTTATGGCGGACCTTGCTTAGTCATTGATTTTGGAACAGCAACAACTTATGATGTCGTCACTGCTAAAGGTGAGTTTGTTGGTGGTGCAACAGCACCAGGAATCGGTATATGTGCCAATGCTCTTTCTTCACAGGCTGCTAAATTACCTGAAATTGAAATTCAAAAACCTGATAAGATTATTGCTAAAAATACAATCAAAAGTATGCAAGCGGGTGTTGTATTTGGATATATTGGTCAAACTGAGTATATTATAAAAAAAATCAAAGCAGAATATAATGAAAATTTAAAAGTGATTTCAACGGGTGGTTTAGGACGCATTATTGCCAGTGAAACAGATTTAATTGACATTTATGATGTAGATTTGACATTTAAGGGATTAAAAATTATTTACGAGAAAACGAAAAAAAATATGTATATCTAA